A single Bacillus sp. HMF5848 DNA region contains:
- a CDS encoding amino acid ABC transporter permease, translating to MSLEWVIKILVENWPMFLRGAGVTLLISLIGTVFGAIIGLLIGVIRTIPIPERGAKRVLLKIINSILSIYIEVFRGTPMIVQAMVIFYGAALAFGLDMDRIVAAILIVSINTGAYMAEIVRGGIVSIDKGQFEAAQAIGMNHFQTMWNVVLPQVIRNILPATGNHFIINIKDTSVLNVISVTELYFQTKSIAGNNFRYFESFTVACAIYFVLTFTITLILRYWERKLDGPDNYLKTTTDMAMKEVAR from the coding sequence ATGAGCCTAGAGTGGGTAATAAAAATTCTTGTTGAGAACTGGCCCATGTTCCTTCGGGGTGCTGGTGTAACACTATTAATTTCCTTAATTGGTACTGTTTTTGGGGCAATTATTGGCTTGTTAATAGGGGTTATACGTACGATCCCAATTCCTGAGCGAGGAGCAAAGAGAGTTTTATTAAAAATAATCAATTCAATTCTATCAATTTATATAGAAGTATTTCGTGGTACACCTATGATTGTACAAGCTATGGTTATTTTTTATGGCGCAGCTTTAGCTTTTGGACTTGATATGGACCGTATTGTAGCAGCTATATTAATAGTCTCCATTAACACGGGGGCATATATGGCAGAAATCGTTCGTGGTGGGATCGTGTCAATAGATAAAGGGCAATTTGAAGCGGCACAGGCTATTGGTATGAATCATTTCCAAACAATGTGGAACGTTGTTCTTCCTCAAGTTATTCGAAATATTCTTCCGGCAACAGGTAATCATTTTATCATCAATATTAAAGATACGTCTGTTCTTAATGTTATATCCGTTACAGAGCTTTACTTCCAAACGAAATCAATTGCAGGGAATAACTTCAGGTATTTCGAATCGTTTACAGTCGCTTGTGCGATTTACTTCGTGTTGACATTTACCATCACACTCATCTTACGTTATTGGGAAAGAAAATTAGATGGTCCAGATAATTACTTGAAGACAACAACTGATATGGCGATGAAGGAGGTTGCACGATGA
- a CDS encoding amino acid ABC transporter ATP-binding protein: MEKIIDIQHLSKSFGSHEVLKDINFHVNKGEVVSIIGSSGSGKSTLLRCVNLLEKPSGGEIIYHGENILDDKHDIHKYRTHLGMVFQQFNLFNNHNVLGNCVVGQVKVLKRSKEEAEKVALKYLKVVGMDEYVNAKPRQLSGGQKQRVAIARALSMEPDVMLFDEPTSALDPEMVGEVLKVMKELAESGLTMLIVTHEMEFARDVSDRVVFMDKGVIAEEGGPEQIFNNPKEERTREFLKRTLR; this comes from the coding sequence ATGGAAAAAATTATAGATATTCAGCATCTTAGCAAATCCTTCGGGTCACATGAAGTTCTAAAAGATATTAACTTTCATGTGAATAAGGGAGAAGTAGTCAGTATTATTGGATCTTCAGGGTCAGGGAAATCTACACTACTTCGCTGCGTGAATCTGCTAGAAAAACCAAGTGGTGGCGAAATTATATATCATGGTGAAAATATACTAGATGATAAGCATGATATTCATAAATATCGTACGCATTTAGGGATGGTATTTCAGCAATTTAACTTATTTAACAATCACAATGTATTAGGGAATTGTGTGGTTGGCCAAGTGAAGGTGCTAAAACGCTCAAAAGAAGAAGCGGAAAAGGTAGCACTTAAATATTTAAAAGTGGTTGGCATGGATGAATATGTGAACGCAAAGCCAAGACAGCTATCAGGTGGCCAAAAACAGCGTGTAGCAATTGCCAGAGCGCTGTCAATGGAACCAGATGTTATGCTGTTTGATGAACCGACATCTGCACTGGATCCAGAGATGGTCGGAGAAGTTCTAAAAGTTATGAAGGAACTAGCTGAGTCTGGTTTAACAATGCTAATCGTGACACATGAAATGGAGTTTGCTCGAGATGTATCAGACCGAGTCGTGTTTATGGACAAAGGTGTCATTGCAGAAGAAGGTGGCCCGGAACAAATCTTCAACAATCCAAAAGAAGAACGAACAAGAGAGTTTCTAAAAAGGACGTTGAGATAG